The Setaria viridis unplaced genomic scaffold, Setaria_viridis_v4.0 scaffold_196, whole genome shotgun sequence DNA window TTTAGTAAGGAAGTCAAGGAATAAGATCAATCAGAAGCAGCGAGATAAAGCACGGATATTGGAGTTGATGAGTATGAGTCAAAAGTAAGTAAGCTTACAGGCGGGCCATACCATATTTACGATTACTAGTTAAGGCTTTTCGCATTTCGCTTGGTTGAGTCTGATAACGCATTAGAAATTGTAAATTTGCAACTTATTATGGACCCAGCATTCTAGAGTCAAAGCTGTTTTGAGAGACAAGTAAAATAGAAAGCAAAACCAGCACAAGGCTTATCTCCTAAAGAAATAGATTTTGATCTGCAAATAAACAAACAGTTATCGCCATCGCCAAGCATTTCTTTGAATTCAAAGATAAAGCAAAGAAGAAACACACACCAGTACTGACTGCTACAGATCAGTGCCTTTTCCAAATGCCTAATTTACAACAGTATTACTTATAGCACCACTCAATCTAATCCATCACATGAGATAATTTATATGGTATGTACTAAGTACTAGTTGGCCTTAAAATTGAAAAAACACTTGTGGCAACACTGTAAATTATTGGGCCGGAATATCCTTGTTGTTCAAAATTGGGCATTTCAGTAGCGCACCAAAATCATCTTTTAATACATAGTACAAACCCTCCCAGTCACGACATTAGTTAATCAAACAGGACTATTGATAGGTTAGATTGAGTATTACAGATCACGTCGCTAAGAAATATTGCAATTTGACATGTGTGTCTATTTCGTTTCCCAGAAAAACCAATTAATGGGATAAAATACTTGTTCGGTGTAGAGCTATAACAGTGTGATTCTATAAGCTAAGCAGATGAGGCAACAAAGAACCTAACCGTCCTCTCTGATggacttcatcagaagattcctATGGTCTGATTTAcctttcttctttccttgcAACCTTGGATCGATATGGTTCATTCCTGGGCTATGCTCTTTCAACGGTTGACAGAAGAGGGGGACGGGCAAGGATGATCAGACTGCTTGGTTCGGTTCGTCAGAGGTATTAAAAAAACCTTCTTTTTggtcttttctttcttttgtttaggATTGGCAAGAGGATGGCTGCCTCGGCTTCAAAGCTGTTAGAGAATGCGCTCTTATCACTACAGGGACGCGAGAAAAATTCCTCGAAGGTAGTATTGTATTAAAGGGATGGGGCATTACCGGTGTTAGCGACGAAGGGATTGTTTGCAAGAGAAGGTTGCCCTGTTAAGATACGAACAGGGGGCATGCCACGCATAATAGTAAAAAAAAGGGCAGAGAAGAGGATAGAGGGACAGAAGGAGCTGGAGGCCAACAAGGAATAGAAGAAGCTGTTCCACTCGTAGCTCTTCTTCTTTGTTTAAAGCTTCACTCACATTTCGGGAGCGGATGCAGCTCGAGCTAAAGATATGCCCCCAACTCTTGAACAGCTCTCACTTGCCTTGGCCGATAGCTTAGATGACCGACCGTTAGGCATGGTTACCAATGATTTAACGGTGGGCCTCTTGTTTGGTGAGCCAACCGGCTTCACCCGAGTCTGAAGGCCACAAAGAGGAGTCCCTGCTGGCGTTTGCACCACCTTTTGTGCCATTTGACCTGCGGGCAATGTCAGTCTTTTTCTTTGATAGAAAGAAGTAGTGCTTCAACCTGGTTTAGGACTTACCTCTTCAAAAGCTGGAGGAAGAGGCTTCAGTATCAGCTTACTACTTTATCTACTTGATGAAAGCAACAAAGAGACTTTGCTATACCATCATTTGCTTTGTTCATACTTTGACTGGTCCACTTAGGCAAGCCGGGTGAGGAATCTCCTCCGATCTCCATAGTGAAATCTTCGATTAACGAGTTGTCTTGGGCTTTGGGATGGCTTTTGggccttccttttcctttcctttcctttcctttccttatAGTAGATCATCTTTGTTTTCACTGAAGACCTACCTACTCTCTTGTCCTTTCCCACGTAGATCGAAAAGGTTGAATGTGCCGTAGCTCAAGAAAGAACGTGAGTCTTACTTACTTCGATTTCAATGCGGCATTCTTAAGGTCTCTTACAGAGAAGATTCTTGCCGGGCCCTTATCACTTCTGGTTCATCAAGATAGGCTGGATAGTGGCGCATCTCCATTTCTTCCATTCGCTGTCCAGAAAACTACTGCTTTCAAGCCTACGTGCGCAGGAGCGCACTTCCGTTTTCTACTTCTACGCCGGGTCGATGTTCAAAAAGAACCAAATATCATAGATTGTTCATGTCGTGAAAAAGAACTTGTCAACGTGATAGATAGACTTCGTCTTACAGAAAAGATAAGAaaagcgaagcgggaagggtcCCAAAGAGCTTATTTTGGGCTCTGTTCCCGAGGCATACTCAGATAGATAGAGAGGTGTCAGGCTAGCTTTCAAACAATGTCAGCAGAAAACATCTATCTAAATTATCACACGTCCCCATTTTCTTGGTCTTTTTTCTTGCACCAGGCTTGCTTACCTAAGAAACAAGTAAAAAAATAGGATATGTTTTTAAACAGGCCTGCGTAAGGCACTTTCAAAAGCTTGATCCCACTCCCGGCTAAATAACCTTCTTTCTTTACTCTCGTTCACGTTTACGGTAGAGTCATTCTATCTCTATAAAGCAACTGCTTTACAACCTACTATGCCTAGAGCCTCATTTGAGTGTATGAAGCTGATTGGAAGGATGGGAGAGAACAATGAATGGTACTAGGCTTTCTACCAACGGTGAACCATAAATAGCAGAGATCGAGCCAGGTTAAACAGATCAAGGGAAATCGGAGCGAGAATTTCTTCTGGTGGGTGAAAGGGTCTATCTAAAACTTCAACCTCATAAACAAATCACAGTGTCAGGAAAAAGGCAGCACAAACTGAGCCGTACTATGTCCATTTGAAATTCTAGATAAGATTGGAACTTTGGCTTATAGATGGAAATAGCCTGTGGGATCGATGGTACATCCTGTTTTCCACGTGTCTCAATTAAAGAAGAAATAAGGCCAAAATGCGGTGATCACTCCAGAATTCCCTCTTACGGGACCAGAAGGCGAGTTTCAAGCCGAGCCAGTGCCATCATTAGAAAGTCCGGCCATTTTTGTTTAAGCCAGTTCAAGTTAGGGCAAGGAGGAAAGGAAGAGAGTAATGCAAGGATGTAAAGAATGAGGCGCTAGAACAGACTGGCCCGCAGGCTTCCAACCTGACACCGCTTCGCTACTTTTCGAAAGCAGATCGATGGAAGTTGCTTGTACGAGACTGCGCCTCCCGGCTCTCCAATGGAATTTTCGGTAAATGAAAGCAAAGCGAAGCTTTACGACCAAGGAGAGATAAGCATATTTTATGAATGATAGAAGGAGTGTTTCAAGAAGCCATTTGGTTTTTCCCTCATTCTCGCGCGAAACGATACCACCAAAATGAAAGCGCTGCGGTGATGAAACCAGCCGAGAAAAGGAACAACGACCATGTCCGGTTAAGCTGATATGTGCAGTCAAAAACAACGACATCCCCGAAGCAAGCATAATCGATTCTGGACTGAGCATCTGCCCGGAAAAGACTGGTTAGACACCCTTTGTCTCCTTTGCTTTTTGAATCTGGTTGGAGATGCTTTGTCTGTGATTTTGGATAGATATTCGTCCTGGACTTGACTTATGGTTTTTTCTGCGCTTCCCACTTTCTTCACATCTGGTTTGACATTCAAAGTTGCACCACCTTGAAATGACCAGACTAGCAATGAAGTGGTAAAGCCAAACTACTTTCTTTTTGATATAGGATATTGGAAAGAAGTGCATAGGTAGGCCTCAGCGTGCTCATTGAGTAGGTTGAGGAAGTTTGTCATTGTGAGACGGTAAAAGGCCTTCCCTCATCTCCTGGATCAGTCTACCAGTGCTAATCCCTTTCCCCAACGTCTTTAAAGGAATCCAAACTTAATGTGTTTTGTAATGGTGATTTCAGTGTAGGCTTCCATTGCTCTTCTATTTCAATGGATTTTCTTGAGGCACTCCCCAAGTCTTATGGTTATAGCTCCATACTTGTGGTCGTGGACCGTTTAACTGGCTCATTTCATTCCTCTATCTCACCCTTTTAGCTGTATACCCTATCTTGTATCCAGTAGTAAGTCTACTCTTCTTACCCCCTCTCCTCTACCTTTTGTGGCCCATCTATTAGCTTTTTTACCATCTTTGAGTCATAGCGAGACGGCTCTATCTCTTTTCACAAGTACAGCTGTAAGTACAGTTGCGGGCGTTAACGATCAGCAGTACTGAGCTACGGAAAGTCTATCGAAAGGACCTAATCAAAGGCTACTACAGCTATAACTGACCCGCCTATGGAATCTATTGGCTCGGCTGAACCGACATGAAATGAAAGAGAGGAAGGCGGAAGCTATTGGCAAATAGAGGGGGTATGTTCTCCGTGTCTTTTAGCCCTCACTAGATGACAACTTGCTTACTTTTTCACTTCTTCTTAAGCTTGGCAGACTAGTTCCTGACTGACTTGATAGTGCGATGAGCTTACTTGCTCTAGTTCTGTCTTTCCTCGCTGGGATGACACTTTCCTTATGATTTTATACCAGACTGAAGTAGAGAATGAAGTAGGAGTGATATCATACCATCGTCTCGTATTGTACAACAACCGTTCGTGCCCATAATTTCCACTAACTGAATGCATCGTAGGCGTGTGGAATTCAAATCCCTTCGGACCTTGCTCGACACAGTCCTTAGTATGATGCCGATCTCTTAGGATGGACCGCTTTCTTAACGAGAAAGAGAGCTTAGCCTTACCCCTTAACAATTGTCTTTATTGGTTGACTGACCCCTTACCACACAATAATCAAACTTCTGTGATTACCGCGACACCTATGTAGGCATGCATGCTTAGAGAAGTGGCTTTCTAAGAAACTGAAACTCTGACCTCGAAACTGCCAATTGAGGAAGGGTTGTTCCGGCTTTCGAGCCAACAAGTGTCGGTTCGAATCAAGCTTTTGCAATGAAGTTCTCTCCCTGATTCTGCCTGCCTAGTAGGGTCTCATAACTCGAGATCTGTTGGCTAGATTCTTTTCGGGCTCTTCTCGATCTTCCTTATCAAAGAAAGAGTAAAGAAAAAAGGCACCTAATCTTTACCGTCTCCACTGAGATTTCAGACCTGAAAGGAGTAGATTCTTGTAGAAATTGCGTATAGAAAGAGATTCGTCTTGTAAGAGCAGGTTGAAGCGCTTAGGCTACTTCAGCTATATGCTTAACACATGCAAATCTAACGAAGTGCTCCTGGACGACTCTTTCTTTGAGATTCCGTAAGTAACCTAGTGCATGTGCCTTTGAAGAAAATGTGCAGTGAGGGATCTTTATTGGTAGCCAGTCTTTCACTTCCGCCTCTCCACTCCCATGCCTTTCTTGGTCGGACCAACCCAACCGGCGATTTCCGACAAGTCTTTCTGCTTAGAGCAAGAAGCAGAACCCAAATCAAActttctttattttcatttATGGAAAACCAATTCATTTTATTAAGTGTAGGCGCCGGAATCATGGTTTCGGTTGCCATTTTTGTAGCTTTTAAAGCTGGGCGAATTTCCGGGCAAATGGAAAACCATGCATTGGACTTGGAAAGACTGAAACAGAAAATCGAATCTTTACTATGGAAACTTTTGGAGGAAATTCCAGGTAATGCCCAATTACCGGAGGTTAATCATTTCATTGAGACAACCATTTTTCCTGGGGAATCCATGGAGCAGCAGATTCTGGCATTAAATGCCTTCTATCAGTCTCTTCTAAACCACGGCATCTATTCCTCATACTTTTTGGAGTTTTTGAATTATTTGAATTAGCAGTTGCCACACTGTAGGCAACTAGCATTTTGTTTTGTCATTttgttttgtcatggaagagTTCTAGTTTTTCGTTGGTAGAACCCACGCCAATATCATATTGACTCTCTCTCGTCCAATAAGAGGAGAGTTACTTTATTCAAATTCTCTCCTTTCCAAAGCTCCACAAGGCAGGCAAAAAGAGTAATAGGACAACAAGCAATCTTGCTTTCATTTATTTTGAGTTCTTTCTTTGTTTAGATGGAAATCGGCGTTCTTTTGAAAAGGGCTAGGTAGTTTGCACGCAGGCAAAACTTCTTCATGAAAGgtcaaaaatatacttttatttCATCAACTTTGAATAATGACTAGTCGTTCGTTTGAAGCCTTAAGAAACCAGCAGAGAAAGCGGCAGTTTTTTTTCCGAATGACCTGATTTCGAGAATCAACTAACCTCCGTAGCCCAGGTGATTCGCTGCCTCCCTCTCGCCAAACCAAAATGGGATGAATCTTCTCATGCAGCTTTTTTCTTATTCAGGGCGCTGCGAAGCCAATTTCCATCAAGGCAAGGGGGTAAATAAGGGGGAAGAGGAGTTGTCACGATAGAAAAGAGAAATGACTATAAGGAACCAACGATTCTCTCTTCTTAAACAACCTATATACTCCACACTTAACCAGCATTTAATAGATTATCCAACCCCGAGCAATCTTAGTTATTGGTGGGGGTTCGGTTCGTTAGCTGGTATTTGTTTAGTCATTCAGATAGTGACTGGCGTTTTTTTAGCTATGCATCACACACCTCATGTGGATCTAGCTTTCAACAGCGTAGAACACATTATGAGAGATGTTGAAGGGGGCTGGTTGCTCCGTTATATGCATGCTAATGGGGCAAGTATGTTTCTCATTGTGGTTCACCTTCATATTTTTCGTGGTCTATATTATGCGAGTTATAGCAGTCCTAGGGAATTTGTTTGGTGTCTCGGAGTTGTCATATTCCTATTAATGATTGTGACAGCTTTTATAGGATACGTACCACCTTGGGGTCAGATGAGCTTTTGGGGAGCAACAGTAATTACAAGCTTAGCTAGCGCCATACCAGTAGTAGGAGATACCATAGTGACTTGGCTTTGGGGTGGTTTCTCCGTGGACAATGCCACCTTAAATCGTTTTTTTAGTCTCCATCATTTACTCCCCCTTATTTTAGCAGGCGCCAGTCTTCTTCATCTGGCTGCATTGCATCAATATGGATCAAATAATCCATTGGGTGTACATTCTGAGATGGATAAAATTGCTTCTTACCCTTATTTTTATGTAAAGGATCTTGTAGGTCGGGTAGCTTCTGctatctttttttccatttggattttttttgctCCAAATGTTTTGGGGCATCCCGACAATTATATACCTGCTAATCCGATGCCCACCCCGCCTCATATTGTGCCGGAATGGTATTTCCTACCGATCCATGCCATTCTTCGCAGTATACCTGACAAAGCGGGAGGTGTAGCCGCAATAGCACCAGTTTTTATATCTCTCTTGGCTTTAcctttttttaaagaaatgtATGTGCGTAGTTCAAGTTTTCGACCGATTCACCAAGGAATATTTTGGTTGCTTTTGGCGGATTGCTTACTACTAGGTTGGATCGGATGTCAACCTGTGGAGGCACCATTTGTTACTATTGGAcaaatttcttctttctttttcttcttgttctttgCCATAACGCCCATTCCGGGACGAGTTGGAAGAGGAATTCCAAAATATTACACGGAATAGACTCATCGCACCGGATCAGTCTCTTAGACGGATGAGACTGATCACACCTGATCAGTGATCAATTCTGGCACAATGAATTTACGAGTTATTTTACACAATGAATTTACAAGCAGATGAGTTTGCAACGGTAGACCTATCTCCTGAAAAGAGTTCAGTAAACAAGGGAACGAAGCGACCGATAACGTCCCCTCGGGGAGGAGAAGGGATTGACTTCGGCTCCTATTATCTTTGTTTACCAATCTTCCAATTGGTGAATTGGTTAATAGGAAGTGCGCGCTAGCACGCTTCATATTTCTAGTAACAAGGGCCGTTGCTTGTTTGGTCGTTAGATCAGAGGGCGCTCATCCCTTGCTCGGTCCCTGAAAATGAGATAACATAGGCTTTTGATATTTGCTCTGTCAACAAGCCCTGGTTCAATCCCTGCTTCTTCCAGGCCTTATCCCGAAACGAAAGAGGTCAACAATTCTGTTGTGTAAAGCCTTTTGTTCACTGGTCTTCACTTCAAGCAATTCCTTTAGTCCAAGTCTGCTGCAATTGGTAATAGGGGATAAGCAATTGGTGGTCGTAGGCTCACTCACCTCTAGCTCTTTTTCTTTGCGATGACCCCGTCCTTGTATCCGTCCTCTAGCATCTATCTTCTCCTGTATGTAGCAGCAGTGGTATTCGACTTTGAAGTACCAGGAAAGGCAGATAAGTTTAGCCTCAATAGAAATATCTTTATAGCCTGAAGTTGGCTTACTTAATTCCTTTGAGCTTCCCCTTAGTTAGTTTTCCGGTAAGCTAATACGGGCGCAGGTCTAGTTAACGTTCAAGCAGAATCCCCATCAGACTCTCGTTTGTTGGTTGGGATGGGATCTTAGGAGAGAAAGGAAAGCCCTGAAACAAAGTGAGCCTACGGGAGGGTGTCAAAATGCCTCAAAGCCTGTGAAGCAAGTTCTAAAGAAAGTTTGAAAGCTCACTGCGGAAAGGGTTTTGACCAGCTAGTCAGATTGCCCCATTACGGGTGTGTTACGCCAGAAAGTTCCTCAATCCTGTGCCTGTTCCCGAGCGAGTCAGTCCCATTTCGATGACGAACGACACGATCCTCCATAGAGCTTCCCATTTGACATTTCTCCATCGCGAGAGATTCTCTCCAGCCACAGGTTCCCCAGTGGTACGTCCGGGGTCGGTTCAATCAGTGCGCTATCAGTCCAGTACCATTAGCTCTCCAAGGGTAGCAATCCATTCTTTCCGGGCAAGCCAGTTCAGTTCCTTTCTGGTAACAAGAGATCCCATATCAGATTAAGTAAAGGGATTACCTAGCTAGCGCATATCGAAGAGTTGGAGACTTCCTGCCACTATAGAAAAAAGCCGTTGATGGATCAATTTCTGTAGGTGGGTCTCAACCCGGATCGAGACATTCGGATTTGCCGATGAAGAGTACTGCCTTGGAGGGGTAGGGGTTGTAGGGGAAGAACCAACCTTTTCGGGTTACGGGAAGTCCTATCGAGCGACTG harbors:
- the LOC140221544 gene encoding cytochrome b; this translates as MTIRNQRFSLLKQPIYSTLNQHLIDYPTPSNLSYWWGFGSLAGICLVIQIVTGVFLAMHHTPHVDLAFNSVEHIMRDVEGGWLLRYMHANGASMFLIVVHLHIFRGLYYASYSSPREFVWCLGVVIFLLMIVTAFIGYVPPWGQMSFWGATVITSLASAIPVVGDTIVTWLWGGFSVDNATLNRFFSLHHLLPLILAGASLLHLAALHQYGSNNPLGVHSEMDKIASYPYFYVKDLVGRVASAIFFSIWIFFAPNVLGHPDNYIPANPMPTPPHIVPEWYFLPIHAILRSIPDKAGGVAAIAPVFISLLALPFFKEMYVRSSSFRPIHQGIFWLLLADCLLLGWIGCQPVEAPFVTIGQISSFFFFLFFAITPIPGRVGRGIPKYYTE